The Vallitalea okinawensis genome window below encodes:
- a CDS encoding HPr family phosphocarrier protein, whose product MTSSSVKLINEAGLHARPANLFIRLAKEFKSQITVEKDGVKVDAKGILGILTLGAACGCTITLEADGQDEKEAIEALQELVESGFNE is encoded by the coding sequence ATGACATCAAGTAGTGTGAAATTAATTAATGAAGCTGGCTTACATGCTCGACCAGCCAATTTATTCATTAGACTTGCAAAAGAATTTAAATCTCAAATAACCGTTGAAAAAGATGGTGTAAAGGTAGATGCTAAAGGGATTTTAGGTATTTTAACTTTGGGAGCAGCATGTGGCTGTACCATTACATTAGAAGCAGATGGACAGGATGAAAAGGAAGCAATCGAAGCCTTACAAGAGCTAGTAGAAAGTGGTTTCAATGAGTAG
- a CDS encoding PTS sugar transporter subunit IIB, producing the protein MAKKIKVLAVCGFGVGTSLILKMNIEKVLRENNIDAEVNNADLTTAGSISADIIFTSKELYSQLQSKVTIPLVQIDNFMDNSEISQKGVPVIKKLL; encoded by the coding sequence ATGGCGAAAAAGATTAAGGTGTTAGCTGTGTGTGGTTTTGGGGTAGGAACAAGTTTGATTCTTAAGATGAACATTGAAAAAGTACTTAGAGAAAACAACATTGATGCAGAAGTTAACAATGCAGATTTAACAACTGCGGGTTCTATTAGTGCTGATATTATTTTTACTTCCAAGGAACTTTATTCACAGCTTCAATCTAAGGTTACAATACCACTGGTGCAAATTGATAACTTTATGGATAATAGTGAAATCTCACAAAAAGGAGTACCTGTTATTAAAAAGTTACTATAA
- a CDS encoding BglG family transcription antiterminator — protein MYCLNKRQTEIITDLLNKNEYISAKAIAEQHQVSIRTIRYDLEIIEYWLNENKAIVVKVPKKGIKIKAATDSVLLLEKLKFLSVENRVLTEKERVNFVIIELLSSEKNMSIEDICNHLLLSRNTILKVIKKVELYLESNNLKLNKIYGKGLAIRGEEIHKRIVLVEVFLDIFDIHNIILAMNDDEAYQELIEFCKSKYKSFHFENMKIIFNEIMNIEKEYKFYLTDTAIARLLVYMTITVNRLSKCHYIDKELVIIDKLENEISFLIAKRLQKLFSIDVIPEEENEIAIRLMEARSYQANHLIKYDTNTQLEEDVTRITRHVIHYAENELNVEFNHDKKLYNGLGLHLKTSLIRIKNNKQIKNDYTNEITSRYPLVFQIVKESLQSFENMYTFEDAEIAYITLHIRAAYERNYKENYKLTALVVCIEGLALLNLLTTKLKMNFPDLGIIETCSIHDYEQYKNEIDLIITTDKFKIKDVEVRRVTPFIDNKDIFKINQTLIKLNKFKQIYKYNQSKYTEGGRVILLDELLNIDMIELGVDAMDWEDAIRKASIPLLQNEKVELEYVDNMVQAIRDLGPYIVIMPGIAFAHARPDGTVKETCMSMITLKEPINFGSDMNDPVSIIFAFGAENGNDHLKALQDLAKFLAIEENVEFLKGAKDKKVILDKILN, from the coding sequence ATGTATTGCTTAAATAAGCGGCAAACAGAAATCATAACTGATCTTCTTAATAAAAATGAATACATTTCTGCTAAGGCAATTGCTGAGCAACATCAAGTCAGTATACGAACAATTCGATATGATCTAGAAATCATTGAATACTGGCTGAATGAGAATAAAGCCATAGTTGTTAAAGTACCAAAAAAAGGAATCAAGATTAAAGCAGCTACTGATTCTGTTCTTTTACTTGAGAAATTGAAGTTTCTCTCAGTAGAGAATAGGGTTTTAACGGAGAAAGAAAGAGTTAACTTCGTTATCATAGAACTATTATCCAGCGAGAAAAACATGTCCATAGAGGATATATGCAATCACCTTCTATTAAGTAGAAATACCATTTTGAAGGTCATAAAAAAGGTAGAACTCTATTTGGAGTCTAATAACTTAAAGCTTAATAAAATCTATGGTAAAGGATTAGCTATAAGAGGTGAAGAGATACATAAGAGAATCGTACTGGTTGAAGTATTTTTAGATATATTTGATATACATAATATTATTTTAGCCATGAATGATGATGAAGCTTATCAAGAATTAATAGAATTCTGTAAAAGCAAATATAAATCTTTTCATTTTGAGAACATGAAAATAATTTTTAATGAAATCATGAATATAGAAAAAGAGTATAAATTCTATCTAACAGATACCGCTATAGCAAGATTACTGGTCTATATGACGATTACAGTGAATCGTCTTTCGAAGTGTCACTACATTGATAAAGAGTTGGTGATTATTGATAAGCTAGAAAATGAAATTAGCTTTCTGATTGCTAAGAGATTACAAAAGCTTTTTTCGATAGATGTTATACCAGAAGAAGAGAATGAAATAGCTATTCGATTAATGGAAGCAAGGTCCTATCAAGCAAATCATTTGATAAAATACGATACTAATACTCAGTTAGAAGAAGATGTAACAAGAATTACAAGGCACGTCATACATTATGCTGAGAATGAACTTAATGTAGAGTTCAACCATGATAAGAAATTATATAATGGATTAGGATTACATCTAAAAACATCATTGATACGCATTAAGAATAATAAGCAAATCAAGAATGATTATACCAATGAGATAACAAGTCGATATCCCCTTGTTTTTCAAATTGTTAAAGAGAGTCTTCAGTCCTTTGAAAATATGTATACCTTTGAAGATGCTGAAATTGCATATATAACCTTACATATTCGAGCAGCTTATGAGCGTAATTATAAAGAAAATTATAAATTAACAGCATTGGTGGTATGTATTGAAGGGTTGGCTTTACTTAATCTCCTAACAACGAAATTAAAAATGAATTTCCCTGATTTAGGTATTATAGAGACTTGTTCAATTCATGATTATGAACAGTATAAAAATGAGATAGATCTTATAATCACAACAGATAAATTCAAAATAAAAGACGTTGAAGTAAGGAGGGTAACCCCTTTCATTGACAACAAGGATATATTTAAGATTAACCAGACGTTAATAAAGTTGAATAAATTTAAGCAGATCTATAAATACAATCAATCCAAGTATACTGAAGGAGGTAGGGTTATTTTGCTTGATGAATTACTTAATATAGATATGATTGAATTAGGAGTTGACGCAATGGATTGGGAAGATGCCATTCGAAAAGCGTCTATACCTTTACTTCAAAATGAAAAAGTAGAGCTTGAATATGTTGACAATATGGTTCAAGCCATCAGAGATCTAGGTCCTTATATTGTGATCATGCCAGGCATTGCATTTGCTCATGCAAGACCAGATGGAACTGTAAAGGAAACTTGTATGAGTATGATTACTTTGAAAGAACCAATAAACTTCGGAAGTGATATGAATGATCCTGTTAGTATAATTTTTGCTTTTGGTGCAGAGAATGGGAATGACCATTTGAAAGCATTGCAGGATTTAGCTAAGTTTTTAGCCATAGAAGAAAATGTTGAATTCTTAAAAGGCGCAAAGGATAAAAAAGTTATATTAGATAAAATTCTAAATTAA
- a CDS encoding PTS ascorbate transporter subunit IIC, which translates to MSFISYLTSNIFKQPSIFLGVIAMIGLILQRKSIGEIIKGTFKTIIGVIILFIGVNLIGTAASPLSTAFATLYNLPEANQFNPTAWLDILGTHGSTIGLVIVLAFIINIIAARFTPMKNIFLTGHIFFWMSYIFVSAGVEAGLDGTVLVVFATAFLALYIIVVPALLKPFVKQVTGSDDFTIGHTAAIYCFIGSLIGKFFGDKEKSTEDIKIPSSLDFLRDTTIITSLVMFLTYIVVGLIIGQEARVEVFGSALGSINTIPGMQYDLFTFSLMAGLTFGAGLTILLTGVRLMLGEIIPAFKGISDKLIPNAIPALDIPMIFPYAPNALLIGFIVSMITSIGTILVLASTGTLTYAVIPLTVACFFDVAPGAIFANATGGRRAAIITSIVSGILMIFLVSVSIGVVFNTAAGFNQLFGGNDFSLWSVISYWIGNLFS; encoded by the coding sequence ATGAGTTTTATTAGCTATCTCACCAGTAACATTTTTAAACAACCGTCAATATTTCTTGGCGTCATAGCCATGATAGGTTTAATTCTTCAAAGGAAAAGTATCGGAGAGATCATTAAAGGGACGTTTAAAACAATTATAGGTGTTATTATTTTGTTCATAGGTGTTAACCTAATAGGTACAGCAGCATCACCTTTATCAACAGCATTTGCTACTTTATATAACTTGCCAGAAGCCAATCAATTTAACCCTACTGCTTGGTTGGATATACTTGGTACTCATGGATCAACGATTGGTTTAGTTATCGTTCTAGCTTTCATCATCAATATTATCGCAGCAAGATTTACACCAATGAAGAATATCTTCTTAACAGGACATATCTTCTTCTGGATGTCATACATATTTGTTTCAGCAGGTGTTGAAGCGGGATTAGATGGGACAGTTTTAGTAGTATTTGCAACAGCATTTTTAGCTCTTTATATCATTGTTGTACCAGCACTATTGAAACCATTTGTCAAGCAAGTGACAGGATCAGATGACTTTACTATTGGTCATACTGCTGCTATTTATTGCTTCATCGGCTCTTTAATCGGAAAATTCTTTGGTGATAAAGAGAAATCTACTGAAGATATAAAAATTCCAAGCAGTCTGGATTTCTTAAGAGATACAACCATTATCACATCATTGGTCATGTTTTTAACTTATATTGTCGTTGGTCTCATCATAGGGCAAGAAGCAAGAGTAGAAGTGTTCGGTTCTGCCTTAGGTTCAATCAACACAATTCCTGGAATGCAATATGACTTATTTACATTTAGTTTAATGGCAGGTTTAACTTTTGGAGCAGGGTTAACTATTCTATTAACTGGTGTTCGATTAATGCTTGGTGAGATCATACCTGCATTTAAAGGAATATCTGATAAACTTATTCCAAATGCCATTCCCGCCCTTGATATACCAATGATATTTCCGTATGCACCTAATGCGTTACTTATTGGTTTTATCGTCAGTATGATTACAAGTATAGGAACGATATTAGTTCTAGCATCAACTGGAACATTAACTTACGCTGTTATACCGTTAACTGTAGCATGTTTCTTTGATGTTGCACCAGGAGCTATTTTTGCCAACGCCACTGGTGGTCGAAGAGCGGCTATCATAACAAGTATAGTTAGTGGTATTCTTATGATTTTCTTGGTTTCAGTTTCCATAGGTGTGGTGTTCAATACAGCAGCAGGCTTTAACCAGTTATTTGGTGGTAATGATTTCTCATTATGGTCAGTCATCAGTTATTGGATCGGTAATTTATTCAGTTAG
- the ptsP gene encoding phosphoenolpyruvate--protein phosphotransferase codes for MFNGIGASPGITLGRVKVFKQDLYQIEKRPIIDCDQEIIRLIRAFDKSKEQIQALYDKVLQEVGKDEASIFEAHLMILEDETLMTEIKEKILIEEINSEVVVECVFEKYIEQFKQIENDYFKERALDLKDVANRIIENLLGIIKTDLSNLKEEVIIVAKDLTPSDTVGLDGEHVKGFVTESGGKTSHSAIIARTLEIPAVVGVKYILKEVKDGDFIIMDGDTGKVVLNPEPEQIVLYENRKEQKLLAKKVHETYRDQSTITKDNRKVDIAANIGTLNDLDQAIENGAEGIGLFRTEFLYLDQSYLPTEEEQFQVYKQVAIKMNNQPVIIRTLDIGGDKEIPYLNMPKEMNPFLGYRAIRLCLNQVDIFLTQLKALLRASCHGNIKIMFPMISSMEELKQAKGLLDQAKKLLDIEKVPYNDDVEIGMMIEVPSAALLSDQFAKEVDFFSIGTNDLIQYTVAVDRGNENISYLYSEYNPGVLRLIHMIIKNAHCEGIWVGMCGEAASNEKLIPLLLAMGLDEFSMSSSMIPRSRYLINNLYYEEVQRLLKVLNWSEGSKIEKYLCGRELDDIK; via the coding sequence GTGTTTAATGGGATCGGAGCATCACCAGGTATAACACTTGGGAGGGTTAAAGTATTTAAACAAGATTTATATCAAATAGAAAAACGTCCTATTATAGATTGTGATCAAGAAATTATTCGATTGATAAGAGCTTTTGATAAAAGTAAAGAACAGATTCAAGCGTTGTATGACAAAGTTCTTCAAGAGGTTGGAAAAGATGAAGCTAGTATTTTTGAAGCCCATTTAATGATTCTTGAAGATGAAACTCTTATGACAGAAATAAAAGAAAAAATATTAATAGAAGAAATTAATTCTGAGGTTGTTGTTGAATGTGTCTTTGAAAAATACATAGAGCAATTCAAACAAATAGAAAACGATTATTTTAAAGAGAGAGCCTTGGACTTAAAGGATGTTGCTAATCGAATCATAGAGAACTTGTTGGGGATTATAAAGACGGATCTTTCTAATTTAAAGGAAGAGGTCATAATTGTAGCCAAAGATTTAACACCATCAGATACTGTTGGGTTAGATGGGGAGCATGTAAAAGGATTTGTAACTGAATCAGGTGGAAAAACTTCCCATTCTGCTATTATAGCCAGAACATTGGAAATACCAGCAGTTGTAGGGGTAAAGTATATTCTCAAAGAGGTTAAAGATGGCGATTTTATCATCATGGATGGAGATACAGGAAAAGTGGTTTTAAATCCAGAGCCAGAACAAATAGTTCTCTATGAAAATAGAAAAGAACAGAAACTACTTGCTAAAAAAGTACATGAGACATATAGAGACCAGAGCACAATAACCAAAGATAATCGTAAAGTAGATATTGCTGCTAATATCGGCACATTAAATGATTTGGATCAGGCTATTGAAAATGGAGCAGAAGGTATTGGATTATTTCGAACTGAATTCTTATATTTGGATCAAAGTTATCTGCCAACAGAAGAGGAACAGTTTCAGGTGTACAAACAGGTGGCTATTAAAATGAATAATCAACCTGTCATTATACGAACGTTGGATATTGGAGGCGACAAGGAGATTCCTTATCTCAATATGCCAAAAGAGATGAATCCTTTTTTAGGATATCGTGCTATTAGACTATGTTTGAATCAAGTAGATATATTTCTTACACAGCTAAAAGCGTTGTTAAGAGCTAGCTGTCATGGCAACATAAAGATTATGTTTCCTATGATATCTTCAATGGAAGAGTTAAAACAGGCTAAAGGACTTTTGGATCAAGCCAAAAAGCTTTTGGACATAGAAAAGGTACCTTATAATGATGATGTTGAAATAGGAATGATGATTGAAGTACCATCAGCTGCTCTATTATCAGATCAGTTTGCTAAAGAAGTTGATTTTTTTAGTATTGGCACTAATGATCTTATTCAGTATACTGTTGCTGTTGATCGTGGAAATGAAAACATTAGTTATCTCTATAGTGAGTATAATCCAGGAGTGTTGAGACTCATTCATATGATTATCAAGAATGCACACTGTGAAGGCATCTGGGTTGGTATGTGTGGGGAAGCAGCTTCCAATGAGAAACTTATTCCTTTGTTACTGGCTATGGGGTTAGATGAATTCAGTATGAGTAGTAGTATGATACCAAGATCAAGATACCTTATAAATAATCTTTATTATGAAGAAGTTCAAAGATTATTAAAAGTATTAAATTGGAGTGAAGGATCAAAGATAGAGAAGTACTTATGTGGGAGGGAATTAGATGACATCAAGTAG
- a CDS encoding methyl-accepting chemotaxis protein: MKTQKTKFLIILFFYSILLSTCVILLTTGFQETGKFQLETYFELSFIILLSLFIASLVFLYQTINKTYKLIKLAHINTQSMTDSSTDKNISGSLNKKILNSELLKSISNVAENQQVFRTTIKNSVEQLSHHSNTLNESYLFMMSSMDEMSKVIQEIAESSTSQANNVDMSKQAIYALGKIIDENLSIIDIILNSFQSIKSAVNEGNISLENLEIKSMESAESSKKVYKITKQTSESSDKISEVTMLIASIAEQTNLLALNAAIEAARAGESGKGFAVVAEEIRKLAEQSSNSTAKIDEIVKELQATSRANFEETKIVSDLVSTQINLLQDTKSKFQEINGTIDMSEIYVAGVKENNHNLIQKKDNVLQQISNIHSLSEGNAAATEEAAASSQEQTARATEMINDLNKILEHTKYLLNNVLS, from the coding sequence TTGAAAACACAAAAGACAAAGTTCCTAATTATTTTATTTTTTTACTCAATACTCTTATCAACATGCGTTATCTTATTAACTACTGGATTTCAAGAAACAGGAAAATTTCAATTAGAGACGTATTTCGAATTAAGTTTTATTATCCTGCTTAGTCTATTTATTGCATCATTAGTTTTCCTCTATCAAACAATCAACAAGACCTATAAACTAATTAAACTTGCTCATATTAATACACAATCCATGACTGACAGTAGTACTGATAAGAACATTTCCGGGAGTCTTAATAAAAAGATTTTAAACTCTGAATTATTAAAGTCAATTTCAAATGTTGCTGAAAACCAACAAGTATTTAGAACCACTATAAAAAATTCTGTTGAACAATTATCTCACCATTCAAATACACTGAATGAATCTTATCTCTTCATGATGAGTAGCATGGATGAAATGTCTAAAGTTATACAAGAAATTGCAGAAAGCTCTACTTCTCAAGCTAACAATGTGGATATGAGTAAACAAGCTATTTATGCTCTTGGTAAAATTATCGATGAAAATTTATCTATTATTGATATAATTCTTAATTCTTTTCAGTCCATAAAGTCGGCTGTAAATGAAGGAAATATCTCCTTAGAAAATCTTGAAATAAAAAGTATGGAAAGCGCTGAATCATCAAAGAAAGTCTACAAAATTACAAAGCAAACCAGTGAAAGTTCAGATAAAATTAGTGAGGTTACCATGCTAATAGCCTCCATTGCAGAACAAACCAATCTACTTGCTTTAAATGCTGCCATAGAAGCTGCAAGAGCAGGTGAATCAGGAAAAGGATTCGCTGTTGTTGCAGAGGAGATAAGGAAATTAGCAGAACAATCATCTAATTCAACTGCCAAAATAGATGAGATTGTTAAAGAACTACAAGCAACATCACGGGCAAACTTTGAGGAAACCAAAATCGTTAGTGATCTTGTAAGTACTCAAATTAATCTCTTACAAGATACAAAAAGTAAATTTCAAGAAATCAATGGTACAATTGATATGTCAGAGATTTATGTTGCTGGTGTAAAAGAAAACAATCATAACCTCATTCAAAAGAAAGATAATGTTCTTCAGCAAATCAGTAACATTCATTCCTTATCAGAAGGCAATGCAGCTGCTACAGAAGAGGCTGCAGCTAGCTCTCAAGAGCAAACAGCTCGAGCTACAGAAATGATTAATGATCTTAACAAAATTTTAGAACATACAAAATATCTCTTAAACAATGTTCTGTCCTAA
- the dhaL gene encoding dihydroxyacetone kinase subunit DhaL: MLTGIDVHNMLLVIATTFIEKEDELSMYDAVIGDGDHGVTMARGAKAAIEKLKKMEEGSCRDYFKVYGRTLVSTLGGAMGPLFGCIFLELSKACKGKKTVGLMEIAVGFRNAEIKVMDLGGAKVGDKTMIDAIHPTVEAFQEALDNKLSLERAFDNAVLAADAGVQSTIPMKAKRGRSKFLQDKSIGHQDAGATSFYYLIKTMNDYIHGLKSR, translated from the coding sequence ATGTTGACTGGAATAGATGTACATAACATGCTATTGGTTATTGCTACCACCTTTATCGAGAAGGAAGATGAGTTATCAATGTATGATGCTGTCATCGGCGATGGCGATCATGGCGTAACCATGGCTAGAGGCGCTAAAGCAGCAATTGAAAAACTAAAAAAAATGGAAGAAGGTTCTTGCAGGGATTATTTCAAAGTTTATGGAAGAACTCTAGTTTCAACATTAGGTGGGGCTATGGGACCTCTATTTGGGTGTATCTTTCTTGAATTATCAAAAGCGTGTAAAGGTAAAAAGACAGTAGGATTAATGGAAATAGCAGTGGGTTTTAGAAATGCTGAAATAAAAGTCATGGATTTAGGTGGGGCTAAGGTGGGGGATAAAACAATGATTGATGCTATCCACCCAACAGTAGAAGCGTTTCAAGAGGCATTAGACAATAAGCTGAGTCTGGAAAGGGCTTTTGATAACGCAGTTTTAGCGGCGGATGCTGGTGTTCAATCAACTATTCCCATGAAAGCTAAAAGAGGCCGATCCAAATTTTTGCAAGATAAATCCATAGGACATCAAGATGCTGGTGCTACATCATTTTATTATTTAATCAAAACCATGAATGATTATATACATGGTTTAAAAAGTAGGTAA
- a CDS encoding sugar phosphate isomerase/epimerase family protein translates to MKFGIHLSTYTKTWDEDVFQYIEPSKVYGYDGVEFPLMNPEQFDIKKAKRRLKDYEMKCTCGTGLNNQRDISSLDTSIQENGLHHLRKCIDICNELETDCLGGVLYAPWGQYMTREEGKECIQTSLENLAKIGNYAKEKGVVLALEILNRYETYFLNTVEEGKNYIREINHPHIKLHFDTFHANIEEKSLKQALVNGNKDIYHIHFCENNRGVPGTGHINWQEVKEGIQDIGYNRWIILENFVMPNCEVGKDVFIWRSIDKSGNEVARKGIKFMKSLLSTKE, encoded by the coding sequence ATGAAATTTGGTATACACTTGTCGACATATACAAAAACATGGGATGAAGACGTCTTTCAATACATAGAGCCTTCTAAGGTTTATGGTTACGATGGGGTTGAATTTCCTCTTATGAACCCAGAACAATTTGATATAAAAAAGGCTAAAAGACGTTTAAAAGATTATGAAATGAAGTGTACTTGTGGTACAGGACTAAATAACCAGAGAGATATATCATCCTTGGATACATCTATTCAGGAGAATGGATTACATCATTTAAGAAAGTGTATTGACATCTGCAATGAATTAGAGACAGATTGCCTAGGAGGTGTATTATACGCTCCATGGGGGCAATACATGACTCGTGAAGAAGGAAAAGAGTGCATTCAAACTAGTTTAGAAAATTTAGCTAAGATCGGGAACTATGCTAAAGAAAAGGGGGTTGTATTAGCCCTAGAAATCCTCAACAGATATGAAACTTATTTTTTGAATACTGTTGAGGAAGGAAAAAATTATATTCGAGAAATCAATCATCCACATATTAAATTACATTTTGATACATTTCATGCTAATATTGAAGAAAAATCATTAAAGCAAGCTTTAGTGAATGGGAATAAAGATATCTATCATATTCACTTCTGCGAGAATAATAGAGGGGTTCCCGGAACAGGGCATATCAATTGGCAAGAAGTTAAAGAAGGCATACAAGATATTGGTTATAATCGTTGGATTATTTTAGAGAATTTTGTGATGCCTAATTGTGAAGTTGGAAAAGACGTCTTTATATGGCGTTCAATAGATAAAAGTGGTAATGAAGTGGCAAGAAAAGGCATTAAATTTATGAAGAGCTTATTGAGTACAAAAGAGTAA